The proteins below come from a single Sorghum bicolor cultivar BTx623 chromosome 4, Sorghum_bicolor_NCBIv3, whole genome shotgun sequence genomic window:
- the LOC8078332 gene encoding transcription factor GTE4 isoform X2, whose protein sequence is MASDPPGDGAGGEEPTPEPAPAVEAPPAPAVPPRSRWAEEIKVYTRKHPRKNPKPPPPEPAPGPSPASAPAPAPAPAPAPAPAPAPAPAPAPAPASAPVPAPAPAPVPAQAPNPLSETLSSIRRNIRRAEAAGAAARPDPAAPASAPTRTPSGERGAASGDPSSGLNRVGGRIPNGHGDDQAAAAAEKAEKARKRRVRSELRRRLAGELDQVRVLSKRLKEAAEALAQREASEPAPLPLMVLPTQQQVVEAGYVQPHFSAGDMAVPMSAQVAAAVTPGRTLLQRRPLTVSVIHNEAFEKEKRTPKANQLYQNSEFLLAKDRIPPADSHGRKKSKHHKKKHRSLESRGADFDAERRLYSHAFKKSSSLLSRLMKHKFGWVFNKPVDPVALGLHDYFTIIKHPMDLGTIRGRLSHGQYRNPKEFAEDVRLTFHNAMTYNPKGQDVHFMAEQLSGIFEAQWPEIEAEVNYLASCPPLPKKFPPPPIDLRFLERSDSMRHHMALDTNSRPISHTPTYTRTPSMKKPRAKDPNKRDMTIDEKRKLSENLQNLPPEKLDAVVQVIKNKNLSVMQHDDEIEVEIDSMDAETLWELDRFVANYKKNLSKQKRKAERAMLARQDAELRAQHQHQHQHPIQPPQPISATQEPVGEKSPKQAAKGKQPPTSAPEQNEENRQNASSSSNSSSSSSDSGSSSSDSDSDSSSSDGSDAGNSS, encoded by the exons ATGGCTTCCGACCCTCCCGGCGACGGCGCCGGCGGGGAGGAGCCGACGCCGGAACCTGCCCCCGCCGTGGAGGCGCCGCCTGCTCCCGCCGTTCCGCCCAGGTCGCGCTGGGCCGAGGAGATCAAGGTCTACACCCGTAAGCACCCCCGCAAAAACCCTAAACCTCCTCCTCCAGAACCAGCTCCCGGCCCCTCCCCCGcctccgcccccgcccccgcccccgctcctgctcctgctcctgctcccgctcccgcccccgcccccgcccctgCTCCTGCCCCTGCCTCCGCCCCTGTTCctgcccccgcccccgcccccgttCCTGCGCAGGCCCCGAATCCCCTTTCCGAAACCTTATCCTCGATTCGCCGCAACATCCGCCGCGCGGAGGCGGCAGGCGCTGCGGCGCGGCCCGATCCGGCAGCGCCGGCCTCGGCTCCCACCCGGACCCCGTCTGGGGAACGCGGTGCCGCCTCGGGGGACCCCTCATCCGGGCTGAACCGGGTCGGCGGCCGTATTCCTAACGGCCACGGGGACGACCAGGCGGCCGCTGCAGCTGAGAAGGCTGAGAAAGCACGGAAGCGCAGGGTGAGGAGTGAGCTGCGGCGCCGGCTGGCGGGGGAGCTGGACCAGGTCCGCGTGCTCTCCAAGCGGCTGAAGGAGGCTGCCGAGGCCCTGGCGCAGCGGGAGGCTTCTGAGCCCGCGCCTTTGCCCTTGATGGTGCTGCCAACACaacagcaggtggtggaggctgGTTATGTGCAGCCACATTTCTCAGCTGGTGATATGGCAGTGCCCATGTCTGCTCAGGTTGCAGCTGCCGTTACTCCTGGCCGCACGCTGCTGCAGCGCAGACCACTAACCGTATCCGTTATTCATAATGAAGCCTTTGAAAAGGAGAAACGGACGCCAAAGGCCAATCAATTGTACCAAAATTCGGAGTTCTTGCTTGCCAAGGATAGGATTCCTCCCGCAGATTCACATGGGCGCAAGAAATCCAAGCACCACAAGAAGAAGCATAGGTCACTAGAATCTCGTGGCGCAGACTTTGATGCTGAGCGGCGGCTCTACTCTCATGCGTTCAAGAAGTCCTCATCACTTCTGAGCCGCCTAATGAAGCACAAGTTTGGGTGGGTGTTCAACAAGCCTGTTGATCCAGTTGCACTTGGTTTGCATGATTATTTTACTATTATCAAACACCCAATGGATCTTGGCACGATAAGGGGACGGCTCAGCCATGGGCAGTACAGGAACCCGAAGGAGTTCGCTGAGGATGTCCGGCTCACTTTCCATAATGCGATGACATATAACCCCAAGGGTCAGGATGTGCATTTCATGGCGGAGCAGTTGTCAGGAATCTTTGAGGCACAGTGGCCTGAGATTGAGGCTGAGGTTAACTACCTCGCATCATGTCCTCCATTGCCGAAGAAGTTTCCACCTCCACCAATTGACCTGCGCTTCCTAGAGAGGTCAGATTCGATGAGACACCACATGGCATTGGACACCAATTCAAGACCGATCAGTCATACTCCCACTTATACCCGGACTCCATCAATGAAGAAACCAAGggcaaaggatccaaataagagGGACATGACAATAGATGAGAAGCGTAAGCTTAGTGAGAACCTCCAGAATTTGCCGCCAGAGAAGCTTGATGCTGTTGTGCAAGTCATTAAGAACAAGAACCTATCAGTTATGCAGCATGATGATGAGATTGAGGTTGAAATTGATAGCATGGATGCTGAGACACTTTGGGAGCTTGACAGGTTTGTGGCCAACTACAAGAAGAACCTGAGCAAGCAAAAGAGAAAGGCTGAGCGAGCGATGCTTGCCAGACAAGATGCAGAGTTGCGTGcacagcaccagcaccagcaccagcaccctATACAACCACCGCAACCA ATCTCAGCCACCCAAGAACCTGTTGGTGAAAAATCTCCAAAGCAAGCTGCGAAAG GCAAGCAACCGCCAACGTCTGCGCCAGAACAAAATGAGGAGAACAGACAGAATGCAAGTAGTTCAAGCAATTCAAGCAGCTCCAGCAGTGACTCAGGATCATCTTCTAGTG ACTCAGACAGTGATAGCTCCTCTTCAGATGGATCTGATGCTGGCAATTCATCTTGA
- the LOC8078332 gene encoding transcription factor GTE4 isoform X1, which translates to MASDPPGDGAGGEEPTPEPAPAVEAPPAPAVPPRSRWAEEIKVYTRKHPRKNPKPPPPEPAPGPSPASAPAPAPAPAPAPAPAPAPAPAPAPAPASAPVPAPAPAPVPAQAPNPLSETLSSIRRNIRRAEAAGAAARPDPAAPASAPTRTPSGERGAASGDPSSGLNRVGGRIPNGHGDDQAAAAAEKAEKARKRRVRSELRRRLAGELDQVRVLSKRLKEAAEALAQREASEPAPLPLMVLPTQQQVVEAGYVQPHFSAGDMAVPMSAQVAAAVTPGRTLLQRRPLTVSVIHNEAFEKEKRTPKANQLYQNSEFLLAKDRIPPADSHGRKKSKHHKKKHRSLESRGADFDAERRLYSHAFKKSSSLLSRLMKHKFGWVFNKPVDPVALGLHDYFTIIKHPMDLGTIRGRLSHGQYRNPKEFAEDVRLTFHNAMTYNPKGQDVHFMAEQLSGIFEAQWPEIEAEVNYLASCPPLPKKFPPPPIDLRFLERSDSMRHHMALDTNSRPISHTPTYTRTPSMKKPRAKDPNKRDMTIDEKRKLSENLQNLPPEKLDAVVQVIKNKNLSVMQHDDEIEVEIDSMDAETLWELDRFVANYKKNLSKQKRKAERAMLARQDAELRAQHQHQHQHPIQPPQPISATQEPVGEKSPKQAAKDSLAGKQPPTSAPEQNEENRQNASSSSNSSSSSSDSGSSSSDSDSDSSSSDGSDAGNSS; encoded by the exons ATGGCTTCCGACCCTCCCGGCGACGGCGCCGGCGGGGAGGAGCCGACGCCGGAACCTGCCCCCGCCGTGGAGGCGCCGCCTGCTCCCGCCGTTCCGCCCAGGTCGCGCTGGGCCGAGGAGATCAAGGTCTACACCCGTAAGCACCCCCGCAAAAACCCTAAACCTCCTCCTCCAGAACCAGCTCCCGGCCCCTCCCCCGcctccgcccccgcccccgcccccgctcctgctcctgctcctgctcccgctcccgcccccgcccccgcccctgCTCCTGCCCCTGCCTCCGCCCCTGTTCctgcccccgcccccgcccccgttCCTGCGCAGGCCCCGAATCCCCTTTCCGAAACCTTATCCTCGATTCGCCGCAACATCCGCCGCGCGGAGGCGGCAGGCGCTGCGGCGCGGCCCGATCCGGCAGCGCCGGCCTCGGCTCCCACCCGGACCCCGTCTGGGGAACGCGGTGCCGCCTCGGGGGACCCCTCATCCGGGCTGAACCGGGTCGGCGGCCGTATTCCTAACGGCCACGGGGACGACCAGGCGGCCGCTGCAGCTGAGAAGGCTGAGAAAGCACGGAAGCGCAGGGTGAGGAGTGAGCTGCGGCGCCGGCTGGCGGGGGAGCTGGACCAGGTCCGCGTGCTCTCCAAGCGGCTGAAGGAGGCTGCCGAGGCCCTGGCGCAGCGGGAGGCTTCTGAGCCCGCGCCTTTGCCCTTGATGGTGCTGCCAACACaacagcaggtggtggaggctgGTTATGTGCAGCCACATTTCTCAGCTGGTGATATGGCAGTGCCCATGTCTGCTCAGGTTGCAGCTGCCGTTACTCCTGGCCGCACGCTGCTGCAGCGCAGACCACTAACCGTATCCGTTATTCATAATGAAGCCTTTGAAAAGGAGAAACGGACGCCAAAGGCCAATCAATTGTACCAAAATTCGGAGTTCTTGCTTGCCAAGGATAGGATTCCTCCCGCAGATTCACATGGGCGCAAGAAATCCAAGCACCACAAGAAGAAGCATAGGTCACTAGAATCTCGTGGCGCAGACTTTGATGCTGAGCGGCGGCTCTACTCTCATGCGTTCAAGAAGTCCTCATCACTTCTGAGCCGCCTAATGAAGCACAAGTTTGGGTGGGTGTTCAACAAGCCTGTTGATCCAGTTGCACTTGGTTTGCATGATTATTTTACTATTATCAAACACCCAATGGATCTTGGCACGATAAGGGGACGGCTCAGCCATGGGCAGTACAGGAACCCGAAGGAGTTCGCTGAGGATGTCCGGCTCACTTTCCATAATGCGATGACATATAACCCCAAGGGTCAGGATGTGCATTTCATGGCGGAGCAGTTGTCAGGAATCTTTGAGGCACAGTGGCCTGAGATTGAGGCTGAGGTTAACTACCTCGCATCATGTCCTCCATTGCCGAAGAAGTTTCCACCTCCACCAATTGACCTGCGCTTCCTAGAGAGGTCAGATTCGATGAGACACCACATGGCATTGGACACCAATTCAAGACCGATCAGTCATACTCCCACTTATACCCGGACTCCATCAATGAAGAAACCAAGggcaaaggatccaaataagagGGACATGACAATAGATGAGAAGCGTAAGCTTAGTGAGAACCTCCAGAATTTGCCGCCAGAGAAGCTTGATGCTGTTGTGCAAGTCATTAAGAACAAGAACCTATCAGTTATGCAGCATGATGATGAGATTGAGGTTGAAATTGATAGCATGGATGCTGAGACACTTTGGGAGCTTGACAGGTTTGTGGCCAACTACAAGAAGAACCTGAGCAAGCAAAAGAGAAAGGCTGAGCGAGCGATGCTTGCCAGACAAGATGCAGAGTTGCGTGcacagcaccagcaccagcaccagcaccctATACAACCACCGCAACCA ATCTCAGCCACCCAAGAACCTGTTGGTGAAAAATCTCCAAAGCAAGCTGCGAAAG ATTCGCTGGCAGGCAAGCAACCGCCAACGTCTGCGCCAGAACAAAATGAGGAGAACAGACAGAATGCAAGTAGTTCAAGCAATTCAAGCAGCTCCAGCAGTGACTCAGGATCATCTTCTAGTG ACTCAGACAGTGATAGCTCCTCTTCAGATGGATCTGATGCTGGCAATTCATCTTGA
- the LOC110434738 gene encoding uncharacterized protein LOC110434738 yields MILSASTTSLLQHVIQRLHDAFAVKDMGPVRHFLGIHVHRTRDGFFLSQASYVEDLLERAGMENCKPVDTPADAKPKTSASDGKPIDDITAYRSIAGALQYLTITRPDIAYAVQQVCLHMHAPCDVHQTMLKRILRYIKGTPTLGVQLGTAATPTITAYSDADWAGCPDTRRSTSGFCIFFGNSLVSWSSKRQTTVSRSSAEAEYRAVANAVSECSWLRHLLGELRCSVSSATVAYCDNISSVYMSHNPVHHRRTKHIELDIHFVREKVAIGELRVTHIPSARQIADVFNKGLPSALFFDFQDSLSIIQAPNVETAGGVSGSGLNACPSLQPELPARVQLSPRM; encoded by the coding sequence atgatCTTGTCGGCTTCCACTACTTCGCTACTTCAGCATGTCATCCAGCGTCTCCACGATGCCTTCGCCGTCAAGGACATGGGACCCGTGCGGCACTTCCTCGGGATCCACGTACACCGTACACGGGACGGCTTCTTCCTCTCGCAAGCCTCGTACGTCGAAGACCTGCTTGAACGTGCTGGCATGGAAAATTGCAAACCTGTCGACACGCCAGCAGATGCCAAGCCAAAAACATCAGCTAGCgacggcaagccgatcgacgacATCACTGCCTACCGCAGCATCGCAGGAGCACTCCAGTACCTGACGATCACCCGCCCCGACATCGCCTACGCTGTCCAGCAAGTCTGCCTCCATATGCACGCGCCCTGTGACGTCCATCAGACGATGCTGAAACGCATCCTCAGGTACATCAAGGGCACGCCGACGCTCGGAGTCCAGCTCGGCACTGCAGCAACACCAACGATCACGGCGTACTCCGACGCCGACTGGGCGGGATGCCCGGACACACGGCGTTCAACGTCCGGGTTCTGCATCTTCTTCGGCAACTCGCTCGTTTCGTGGTCCTCGAAGCGACAAACTACAGTGTCACGCTCAAGTGCGGAAGCTGAGTACCGCGCCGTCGCTAACGCGGTCTCGGAGTGCTCTTGGCTACGACACCTGCTCGGTGAACTACGGTGTTCGGTCTCCTCGGCGACGGTGGCCTACTGCGACAACATCTCTTCCGTCTACATGTCGCACAACCCCGTCCATCACCGACGAACCAAGCATATCGAGCTCGACATACATTTTGTCCGAGAGAAGGTCGCCATTGGAGAGCTCCGCGTCACTCACATTCCAAGTGCGCGGCAGATCGCCGACGTTTTCAACAAGGGGCTACCGTCGGCACTGTTCTTCGACTTTCAGGACAGCCTCTCCATCATTCAAGCACCGAACGTCGAGACTGCGGGGGGTGTCAGCGGATCAGGCCTAAACGCCTGCCCGAGTCTTCAGCCTGAACTGCCCGCGCGCGTCCAGCTCTCGCCGCGCATGTAG